The following are encoded together in the Streptomyces rapamycinicus NRRL 5491 genome:
- a CDS encoding low molecular weight phosphatase family protein, translated as MTAPEGRGIAEHREKNAEATFRILHVSTGNVCRSPITERLTRHALAHRLGSVRTRGLIVESAGTWGHEGAPMEAHAATVLTDFGADPAGFLGRELLDEHVIRADLVLTATRDHRAQVISMGHSAGLRTFTLKEFTRLVRAIDPATLPDPEEAGGVVERARALVQAAAALRGWLLAPNEEADEVHDPYGAPITFFRSIGDEIHQALDPVVTALTGVPAPA; from the coding sequence TTGACAGCCCCTGAGGGGCGTGGCATAGCGGAACACCGTGAGAAGAACGCCGAGGCCACCTTCCGCATCCTCCACGTCAGCACCGGCAATGTGTGCCGCTCGCCGATCACCGAGCGGCTGACCCGGCATGCGCTCGCCCACCGTCTCGGAAGCGTCCGCACCCGCGGTCTGATCGTGGAGTCCGCCGGCACCTGGGGCCATGAGGGCGCGCCCATGGAGGCGCACGCCGCGACGGTCCTGACCGACTTCGGGGCCGACCCGGCGGGCTTCCTCGGCCGTGAGCTGCTGGACGAGCACGTCATCCGCGCCGACCTGGTGCTGACCGCCACCCGCGACCACCGGGCACAGGTGATCTCGATGGGGCACTCGGCGGGGCTGCGCACCTTCACGCTCAAGGAGTTCACCCGGCTGGTGCGGGCCATAGACCCCGCGACGCTGCCCGACCCGGAGGAGGCGGGCGGTGTGGTGGAGCGCGCCCGCGCCCTGGTGCAGGCGGCGGCCGCGCTGCGCGGCTGGCTGCTGGCGCCCAACGAGGAGGCGGACGAGGTGCACGATCCGTACGGGGCGCCGATCACCTTCTTCCGCTCCATCGGGGACGAGATCCACCAGGCCCTGGACCCGGTCGTCACGGCGCTGACGGGCGTTCCCGCCCCCGCGTAG
- a CDS encoding L-threonylcarbamoyladenylate synthase: MARRYDCGDATDRKTGLREAASAVRRGELVVLPTDTVYGIGADAFNAEAVGDLLEAKGRGRNMPTPVLVGSPNTLHGLVTDFSEMAWELVDAFWPGALTLVARHQPSLTWDLGETRGTVAVRMPLHPVAIELLTDFGPMAVSSANLTGHPSPQDCDAAQDMLGDSVSVYLDGGPTPAAVPSSIVDVTGKVPVLLRAGALTAEQLREVVPDLEVAN, translated from the coding sequence ATGGCACGGCGATACGACTGCGGGGACGCCACCGACCGCAAGACCGGCCTGCGCGAGGCCGCCTCCGCCGTCCGCCGCGGCGAACTGGTCGTGCTGCCCACCGACACCGTCTACGGGATCGGCGCGGACGCCTTCAACGCCGAGGCGGTCGGCGATCTGCTCGAGGCCAAGGGTCGCGGCCGCAACATGCCCACACCGGTGCTGGTCGGCTCGCCGAACACCCTGCACGGACTGGTCACCGACTTCTCCGAGATGGCCTGGGAGCTGGTGGACGCCTTCTGGCCCGGCGCGCTCACCCTCGTCGCCCGCCACCAGCCGTCGCTCACCTGGGACCTGGGGGAGACCCGGGGCACGGTGGCGGTCCGGATGCCGCTGCACCCGGTGGCGATCGAGCTGCTGACGGACTTCGGCCCGATGGCGGTCTCCAGCGCCAACCTGACCGGACACCCCTCCCCGCAGGACTGCGACGCCGCCCAGGACATGCTGGGGGACTCCGTCTCGGTGTACCTCGACGGCGGGCCGACCCCGGCCGCCGTGCCCTCCTCGATCGTCGACGTGACCGGCAAGGTGCCGGTGCTGCTCCGGGCGGGCGCGCTCACCGCCGAGCAGCTCCGGGAGGTCGTACCCGACCTCGAGGTGGCCAATTGA
- the prmC gene encoding peptide chain release factor N(5)-glutamine methyltransferase encodes MNVLLAEVAQATQRLADAGVPSPRFDAEELAAFVHSVKRGELHGVPDADFDARYWEAVARREAREPLQHITGRAFFRYLELQVGPGVFVPRPETESVVGWAIDAVRAMDVVEPLIVDLCSGSGAIALALAQEVPRSRVHAVELDEGALRWARKNVEGSRVVLHHADALTALPELDGQVDLVISNPPYIPLTEWEYVAPEARDHDPQLALFSGEDGLDVIRGLERTAHRLLRPGGVVVIEHADTQGGQVPWIFTEERGWADAADHPDLNNRPRFATARKAMP; translated from the coding sequence GTGAACGTGCTGCTCGCCGAGGTGGCGCAGGCCACTCAGCGGCTGGCCGACGCGGGCGTGCCCTCACCGCGCTTCGACGCGGAGGAGCTCGCCGCCTTTGTGCACAGCGTCAAGCGGGGAGAGCTGCACGGCGTGCCCGACGCCGACTTCGACGCCCGCTACTGGGAGGCGGTCGCCCGCCGCGAGGCCCGCGAGCCCCTTCAGCACATCACCGGCCGCGCCTTCTTCCGCTATCTGGAACTCCAGGTGGGGCCGGGGGTCTTCGTGCCCCGGCCGGAGACCGAGTCGGTGGTCGGCTGGGCGATAGACGCGGTGCGCGCCATGGACGTCGTCGAACCGCTCATCGTCGATCTGTGCTCCGGTTCCGGGGCCATCGCGCTCGCGCTCGCCCAGGAGGTGCCGCGCTCCCGGGTGCACGCCGTGGAGCTGGACGAGGGCGCCCTGCGCTGGGCCCGCAAGAACGTCGAGGGGTCCCGCGTCGTTCTCCATCACGCGGACGCGTTGACGGCCCTGCCCGAGCTCGACGGTCAGGTGGACCTCGTCATCAGCAACCCGCCGTACATCCCGCTGACCGAGTGGGAGTACGTGGCGCCGGAGGCCCGCGATCACGACCCCCAGCTCGCGCTCTTCTCCGGTGAGGACGGGCTCGACGTCATCCGTGGCCTGGAGCGCACCGCCCACCGGCTGCTGCGCCCCGGGGGCGTGGTGGTCATCGAGCACGCAGACACCCAGGGCGGCCAGGTGCCGTGGATCTTCACCGAGGAGCGTGGCTGGGCGGACGCCGCCGACCACCCCGACCTGAACAACCGGCCCCGGTTCGCCACCGCGCGGAAGGCCATGCCGTGA
- the prfA gene encoding peptide chain release factor 1 translates to MFEAVEELIGEHADLEKRLADPAVHADQREARRLNKRYAELTPVITAYRAWKQAGDDIGTARELARDDPDFVDEVKELEQSREQLTDRLRLLLVPRDPSDDKDVILEVKAGEGGEESALFAGDLLRMYLRYAERIGWKTEIIDANESDLGGYKDVQVAVKARGAIEPGQGVWARLKYEGGVHRVQRVPATESQGRIHTSAAGVLVTPEAEEVEVEIGPNDLRIDVYRSSGPGGQSVNTTDSAVRITHLPTGIVVSCQNEKSQLQNKEQALRILRSRLLAAAQEEAEREASDARRSQVRTVDRSERIRTYNFPENRISDHRVGFKAYNLDQVLDGELDPVIQACVDADAAAKLAAAG, encoded by the coding sequence ATGTTCGAGGCGGTCGAGGAACTCATCGGCGAACACGCCGACCTCGAGAAGCGGCTCGCCGACCCCGCGGTCCACGCCGACCAGCGGGAGGCGCGGCGGCTCAACAAGCGCTACGCCGAGCTGACCCCGGTGATCACCGCCTATCGCGCCTGGAAGCAGGCCGGGGACGACATCGGGACCGCCCGCGAGCTGGCCCGGGACGACCCCGACTTCGTGGACGAGGTCAAGGAGCTGGAGCAGAGCCGCGAGCAGCTCACCGACCGGCTGCGGCTGCTGCTCGTCCCCCGCGACCCGAGCGACGACAAGGACGTCATCCTGGAGGTCAAGGCCGGGGAGGGCGGCGAGGAGTCCGCGCTGTTCGCCGGCGACCTGCTGCGGATGTATCTGCGGTACGCCGAGCGGATCGGCTGGAAGACCGAGATCATCGACGCCAATGAGTCCGACCTCGGCGGCTACAAGGACGTCCAGGTCGCGGTCAAGGCCAGGGGCGCCATCGAGCCCGGCCAGGGCGTCTGGGCCCGGCTGAAGTACGAGGGCGGGGTGCACCGGGTGCAGCGGGTGCCCGCCACCGAGTCCCAGGGCCGTATCCACACCTCCGCGGCCGGTGTGCTGGTCACGCCCGAGGCCGAGGAGGTCGAGGTCGAGATCGGCCCCAACGATCTGCGGATCGACGTCTACCGCTCCTCCGGACCCGGCGGCCAGTCGGTCAACACCACCGACTCCGCGGTGCGCATCACCCACCTGCCCACCGGCATCGTCGTCTCCTGCCAGAACGAGAAGAGCCAGCTCCAGAACAAGGAGCAGGCGCTGCGCATCCTGCGCTCGCGGCTGCTGGCCGCGGCCCAGGAGGAGGCCGAGCGGGAGGCGTCGGACGCGCGGCGCAGCCAGGTCCGCACCGTCGACCGGTCCGAGCGCATCCGTACGTACAACTTCCCGGAAAACCGGATCTCGGACCATCGTGTCGGTTTCAAGGCGTACAACTTGGACCAGGTGCTCGACGGTGAACTCGATCCGGTCATCCAGGCGTGCGTCGACGCCGACGCGGCCGCCAAGTTGGCGGCGGCGGGCTGA
- the rpmE gene encoding 50S ribosomal protein L31: MKREIHPEYVETQVSCTCGASFTTRSTVSGGAIRADICSECHPFYTGKQKILDTGGRVARFEARFGKNAGSAKK, translated from the coding sequence TTGAAGCGCGAGATCCACCCGGAGTACGTCGAGACGCAGGTCAGCTGCACCTGTGGCGCGTCCTTCACCACCCGTAGCACCGTGAGCGGCGGCGCCATCCGCGCCGACATCTGCTCCGAGTGCCACCCGTTCTACACGGGCAAGCAGAAGATCCTCGACACCGGTGGCCGTGTGGCGCGGTTCGAGGCCCGCTTCGGCAAGAACGCCGGGTCCGCCAAGAAGTAG
- a CDS encoding LCP family protein, with the protein MAEDSSNAPVSPGRHRARGATAGRRRKRPSTRRRAVLYTVWTLAAVLVLGGAGLGYLYYKLNGNLTGVDVNAALGANRPENVDNGSMDILVLGSDSRAGKNAKYGTDEGTSRSDTAMIVHVYKGHKKASVISIPRDTLIERPSCTTKGGQRTPAVQAAMFNSAYEAGGPACTIKTIESMTGIRMDHFLEVDFSGFKQLIDDLGGVNITTTAPIHDAKSHLDLEPGPHTLDGEQSLGLVRTRHGVGDGSDLGRIKLQQAFVKALLDQVKHVDLFGNPKKLYDLADTSTKALTTDSELASVSKLKGFAESLKGIGSGNMKMTTLPVEYDPQNPARVLPMERKAKLIWTALRHDRPVPASATKGSAGDATSAGKVVK; encoded by the coding sequence ATGGCCGAGGACAGCAGCAACGCACCGGTGAGCCCGGGCCGCCACCGCGCACGCGGTGCGACGGCGGGCCGCCGTCGCAAGCGGCCCAGTACGCGCCGTAGAGCCGTGCTCTACACGGTGTGGACGCTGGCCGCCGTGCTGGTGCTCGGCGGTGCCGGACTCGGCTACCTCTACTACAAGCTGAACGGCAACCTCACCGGCGTCGACGTCAACGCCGCCCTGGGCGCCAACCGCCCCGAGAACGTCGACAACGGCTCGATGGACATCCTCGTCCTCGGCTCCGACTCCCGGGCCGGCAAGAACGCCAAGTACGGCACGGACGAGGGCACCTCGCGCTCCGACACGGCGATGATCGTCCACGTCTACAAGGGCCACAAGAAGGCCAGCGTCATCAGCATCCCGCGCGACACCCTCATAGAGCGGCCGTCCTGCACCACGAAGGGCGGGCAGCGGACGCCCGCCGTGCAGGCGGCCATGTTCAACAGCGCCTACGAGGCCGGCGGTCCGGCCTGCACCATCAAGACCATCGAGTCCATGACGGGCATACGCATGGACCACTTCCTCGAAGTCGACTTCTCCGGCTTCAAGCAGCTGATAGACGACCTCGGCGGCGTCAACATCACCACCACCGCCCCGATCCACGACGCCAAGAGCCACCTCGACCTGGAGCCCGGCCCGCACACCCTGGACGGGGAGCAGTCGCTCGGCCTGGTGCGCACCCGGCACGGCGTGGGCGACGGCAGCGACCTCGGCCGGATCAAGCTCCAGCAGGCGTTCGTCAAGGCGCTGCTGGACCAGGTCAAGCACGTCGACCTGTTCGGCAACCCGAAGAAGCTCTACGACCTCGCGGACACCTCCACCAAGGCCCTCACCACCGACTCCGAGCTGGCCTCGGTGAGCAAGCTGAAGGGCTTCGCCGAATCCCTGAAGGGCATCGGCTCGGGCAACATGAAGATGACCACGCTGCCCGTCGAGTACGACCCGCAGAACCCGGCCCGGGTGCTGCCCATGGAGCGCAAGGCCAAGCTGATATGGACCGCGCTCCGCCACGACCGGCCGGTCCCCGCCTCCGCCACCAAGGGTTCCGCGGGCGACGCCACCAGCGCGGGCAAGGTCGTCAAATAG
- the rho gene encoding transcription termination factor Rho: MSDTTDLMGVNASGTSDSGVGNNAPATDASAPANGAATGAAPRRRRSGTGLDAMVLAELQQLASSLGIKGTARMRKGQLIEVIKEKQAAGSGSAQGSESTPSDAEGVTKPKRRTTSRARTGDDAEEKTGAKSSKSAGKAEKADKADAEEKAAGQAQIEIPGQPGEPAGDEQPAGERRRRRATAPATTPDSGGTATAVETKTEARSDASAKTEARTEPKGDGKAEAAADTAEGKGARGGDRQERGQKGDRRDRQRDRGDRGDRGDRGDRRGKGEDGQQGGGRQQRDGRGQSQQRADESDDDFDGGRRGRRGRYRDRRGRRGRDDFGNEPQVSDDDVLIPVAGILDILDNYAFIRTSGYLPGPNDVYVSLAQVRKNGLRKGDHVTGAVRQPREGERREKFNALVRLDSVNGMAPETGRGRPEFGKLTPLYPQDRLRLETEAGGLTTRIIDLVAPIGKGQRGLIVAPPKTGKTMIMQAIANAITRNSPECHLMVVLVDERPEEVTDMQRSVKGEVISSTFDRPAEDHTTVAELAIERAKRLVELGHDVVVLLDSITRLGRAYNLAAPASGRILSGGVDSTALYPPKKFFGAARNIEDGGSLTILATALVETGSRMDEVIFEEFKGTGNMELKLDRKLADKRIFPAVDVDPSSTRKEEILLAPEELNIVWKLRRVLHALDSQQAIELLLDKMKQTKSNAEFLMQIAKTTPTPGNNGD; this comes from the coding sequence GTGAGCGACACCACCGATCTGATGGGCGTGAACGCCTCCGGCACCTCCGACAGCGGTGTCGGCAACAACGCGCCCGCCACGGACGCTTCCGCGCCCGCCAACGGTGCTGCCACTGGCGCTGCCCCGCGGCGACGCCGCTCGGGCACCGGCCTCGACGCCATGGTCCTGGCCGAGCTTCAGCAGCTCGCCTCGAGCCTTGGCATCAAGGGCACCGCGCGGATGCGCAAAGGCCAGCTGATCGAGGTCATCAAGGAAAAGCAGGCCGCGGGCTCCGGCTCCGCCCAGGGCTCCGAGAGCACTCCGTCCGACGCGGAGGGGGTGACCAAGCCGAAGCGCCGCACCACCTCCCGGGCCCGTACGGGCGACGACGCGGAGGAGAAGACCGGCGCCAAGTCCTCGAAGTCCGCCGGGAAGGCGGAGAAGGCCGACAAGGCCGACGCCGAGGAGAAGGCCGCCGGGCAGGCGCAGATCGAGATCCCCGGCCAGCCCGGTGAGCCCGCCGGCGATGAGCAGCCGGCCGGTGAGCGCCGCCGCCGCCGGGCCACCGCGCCCGCCACCACCCCCGACTCCGGGGGCACGGCCACCGCTGTCGAGACCAAGACGGAGGCGCGCAGCGACGCCTCCGCGAAGACCGAGGCCAGGACCGAGCCCAAGGGCGACGGGAAGGCCGAGGCCGCCGCCGACACCGCCGAGGGCAAGGGAGCCAGGGGCGGTGACCGCCAGGAGCGCGGTCAGAAGGGCGACCGCCGGGACCGCCAGCGCGACCGCGGTGACCGTGGCGACCGCGGCGACCGTGGCGACCGCCGCGGCAAGGGCGAGGACGGCCAGCAGGGCGGCGGCCGTCAGCAGCGCGACGGGCGCGGCCAGAGCCAGCAGCGCGCCGATGAGAGCGACGACGACTTCGATGGCGGGCGCCGCGGGCGCCGTGGCCGCTACCGCGACCGCCGTGGCCGCCGTGGCCGCGACGACTTCGGCAATGAGCCGCAGGTGTCCGACGACGATGTGCTGATCCCCGTCGCGGGCATCCTCGACATCCTCGACAACTACGCGTTCATCCGGACCTCCGGCTACCTGCCGGGCCCGAACGACGTGTACGTCTCGCTCGCCCAGGTGCGCAAGAACGGTCTGCGCAAGGGCGACCACGTCACCGGCGCGGTCCGTCAGCCGCGCGAGGGCGAGCGCCGCGAGAAGTTCAACGCGCTGGTGCGGCTGGACTCGGTGAACGGCATGGCACCCGAAACCGGGCGCGGGCGGCCGGAGTTCGGCAAGCTGACGCCGCTTTACCCGCAGGACCGGCTGCGTCTGGAGACCGAGGCGGGCGGGCTGACGACCCGGATCATCGACCTGGTCGCGCCGATCGGCAAGGGCCAGCGCGGTCTGATCGTGGCCCCGCCGAAGACCGGTAAGACCATGATCATGCAGGCGATCGCCAACGCGATCACCCGCAACAGTCCCGAGTGCCATCTGATGGTCGTCCTCGTCGACGAGCGGCCGGAAGAGGTCACCGACATGCAGCGGTCGGTCAAGGGCGAGGTCATCTCCTCGACCTTCGACCGCCCGGCCGAGGACCACACCACCGTCGCGGAGCTGGCGATCGAGCGGGCCAAGCGCCTGGTCGAGCTGGGCCATGACGTGGTCGTCCTGCTGGACTCGATCACCCGCCTGGGCCGTGCGTACAACCTGGCGGCGCCCGCCTCCGGCCGCATCCTGTCCGGTGGTGTCGACTCGACCGCGCTCTACCCGCCGAAGAAGTTCTTCGGTGCCGCGCGCAACATCGAGGACGGCGGCTCGCTGACCATCCTGGCCACCGCGCTGGTCGAGACCGGCTCGCGGATGGACGAGGTGATCTTCGAGGAGTTCAAGGGCACCGGCAACATGGAGCTCAAGCTCGACCGGAAGCTCGCCGACAAGCGCATCTTCCCCGCGGTGGACGTCGACCCGTCCAGCACCCGCAAGGAGGAGATCCTGCTGGCGCCGGAGGAGCTGAACATCGTCTGGAAGCTGCGCCGGGTGCTGCACGCGCTCGACTCCCAGCAGGCGATCGAGCTGCTGCTGGACAAGATGAAGCAGACGAAGTCGAACGCCGAGTTCCTGATGCAGATCGCCAAGACCACGCCCACTCCGGGCAACAACGGCGACTGA